The proteins below come from a single Balneolaceae bacterium genomic window:
- a CDS encoding universal stress protein: MKTLFTHAVVALDHSQASDIILDQLPHLKEMGLKKVTLITVVSVAYTDDEGEVEPDLTPYEEKLEKYKKTVEKHDLTVDVEIKAGSYAYPPTEIMKTADEKDADFILIGNRGQSMVQEMLLGSTATEVLQRSHLPVLLINMGMEYTDEEKSVRHLVVNHSFKNILNHVLHATDFSDTADRAFEVVRHLESDGKVGKVSLIHVQGHHAIALKDPVSHDELMKMNEENLEEMRNSLSDHTREDADIIITFGTPGKEIIQAIEERGVTLAVMGSQGKGYVHDFFLGGVSSQVTRFSKIPVLLIPADRS; this comes from the coding sequence ATGAAAACTTTATTTACTCACGCCGTTGTTGCGTTAGATCACTCGCAAGCCAGTGACATTATATTAGATCAATTACCGCACCTTAAAGAGATGGGGTTGAAAAAGGTAACCCTGATTACAGTTGTATCGGTAGCATACACCGATGATGAAGGGGAAGTAGAACCGGACCTGACTCCCTACGAAGAGAAGCTGGAGAAATACAAAAAAACTGTAGAAAAGCACGACCTTACCGTTGATGTTGAGATCAAGGCCGGTTCTTATGCCTACCCGCCAACTGAGATCATGAAAACAGCCGATGAAAAAGATGCCGATTTCATTTTGATAGGAAACCGCGGACAAAGCATGGTCCAGGAGATGTTATTGGGAAGTACCGCTACTGAGGTTTTACAACGCTCACACCTTCCCGTTTTACTTATTAATATGGGTATGGAGTATACGGATGAGGAAAAAAGCGTTCGGCATTTGGTTGTAAATCATTCATTTAAAAATATACTCAATCACGTTCTGCACGCAACCGACTTTTCTGATACGGCCGACCGTGCATTTGAGGTTGTTCGGCATCTGGAATCCGATGGAAAGGTTGGAAAGGTTTCGCTGATTCATGTGCAGGGCCATCATGCAATTGCACTAAAAGATCCTGTCAGCCATGATGAACTGATGAAGATGAATGAGGAGAACCTGGAAGAGATGCGAAACTCATTATCTGACCATACGCGTGAAGATGCAGATATCATTATCACATTCGGAACGCCCGGCAAAGAGATTATTCAAGCTATTGAAGAGAGGGGAGTTACCTTAGCGGTAATGGGAAGCCAGGGTAAAGGATATGTCCATGATTTTTTCCTTGGAGGAGTCAGCAGCCAGGTTACGCGTTTCAGTAAAATTCCTGTTCTCCTGATCCCTGCAGATAGAAGCTAA
- a CDS encoding T9SS type A sorting domain-containing protein, which produces MNWNKIINNTNTNNINTVAYVYDRNSGNGPTNGNSGSWLSHNGTTGDIENGLIAPFQGFFVQNDRIVKHHVTPFVEMQLDDRTSLEFASGSTNEWKFYGKSADEQLQSIRLEVEGEGLLNSAWISFPSDGSNHRIKGDAYELTPFSEHYAMLSTRKGDELFDIGQFPYNEETTIPLNLETTLPGTYKLKITESNLIGSDLVFTDTQENVTLPLNEDFEYEFEVRQAAKANPDPLRCGATGQELAAKFKPKKAKVTSTVDRFIIQHASAVDNPGGGETPSKVKLNQNYPNPFNPTTQISYQLPQQSNVLLEVYDLTGKLITTLVNETVSSGTHNVTFDAANLSSGVYMYRLQTANRVLSRKLTVIK; this is translated from the coding sequence TTGAATTGGAACAAAATTATTAACAATACTAACACTAATAACATAAACACCGTAGCTTATGTTTATGACAGAAACTCCGGTAACGGCCCTACAAATGGAAATAGTGGAAGTTGGCTATCCCACAATGGAACTACAGGTGATATTGAAAATGGTTTGATCGCTCCATTTCAAGGATTTTTTGTTCAAAATGATCGAATAGTGAAACATCATGTTACGCCATTTGTAGAAATGCAATTAGACGACCGTACTTCTTTAGAATTTGCATCTGGAAGTACCAATGAGTGGAAATTTTATGGCAAATCTGCTGATGAACAACTTCAAAGCATTCGCCTTGAAGTTGAAGGAGAAGGACTCCTTAATTCAGCTTGGATTTCTTTTCCAAGTGATGGTTCAAATCATCGTATCAAAGGTGATGCATACGAATTAACCCCTTTTTCAGAGCACTATGCTATGCTATCAACAAGAAAAGGAGATGAACTTTTTGATATTGGACAGTTTCCCTATAATGAAGAAACCACCATTCCGCTAAACCTTGAAACCACGCTTCCGGGTACATATAAACTCAAAATTACGGAATCTAACCTGATTGGCAGCGATCTTGTTTTCACGGACACCCAGGAGAATGTCACGCTTCCGCTGAATGAAGATTTTGAATATGAGTTTGAGGTCCGACAGGCAGCCAAGGCCAATCCAGACCCGCTGCGCTGCGGAGCAACAGGACAGGAACTGGCGGCCAAATTCAAGCCCAAAAAGGCAAAAGTTACATCAACAGTAGATCGCTTTATTATTCAACATGCAAGTGCGGTTGATAATCCCGGTGGCGGTGAAACTCCTTCTAAGGTCAAGCTCAACCAAAATTATCCCAACCCGTTTAATCCAACCACACAGATCAGTTATCAACTGCCGCAACAAAGTAATGTACTCCTGGAAGTGTACGATCTGACCGGCAAACTGATTACTACACTGGTGAATGAAACGGTATCATCAGGTACTCACAATGTGACCTTTGATGCGGCAAATCTCTCCAGTGGTGTTTACATGTACAGGCTTCAAACGGCGAATCGGGTTCTCTCAAGAAAATTGACTGTAATCAAATAA
- the tyrA gene encoding bifunctional chorismate mutase/prephenate dehydrogenase, with product MVDKKELKEERLKIDQIDNQILDLLQQRKEVVQDVLKRKVEKQLPVFVAHREHEKTDVFREKAKSRGLDPDWAEDFLRMIMAASRAAQSADTFPRSTSEPKHILYIGGEGGMGSLYRKFTESSGHVAYSIDKGNWYQLEEILPKLDMVIVTVPIHITEDVIQRVAPMLNPETILADFTSNKTKPLKAMLDAHDGPVISLHPMHGPDVPNLSKQLMVFCAGRDSEKANWFKEQCELWGMRIIEADPEKHDHVMHLVQGLRHFVALLHGSFMKEYDLNPAEMLEYSSPIYRAELMMTGRIFAQDAELYADIVFSNKERRDLLLSFFNHQKKLMEMVEKDDKKGFVKEFESVTDFFGSFASQALKESGYLINRLADRFS from the coding sequence ATGGTTGATAAAAAGGAATTGAAGGAAGAGCGATTGAAGATTGATCAGATCGACAATCAAATATTGGATCTGCTCCAACAGCGCAAAGAAGTGGTGCAGGATGTACTGAAACGAAAAGTTGAAAAGCAGCTCCCGGTATTTGTGGCTCATCGTGAGCATGAAAAAACGGATGTTTTTCGGGAGAAGGCAAAATCGCGAGGCTTAGACCCCGATTGGGCGGAAGATTTTCTGCGGATGATTATGGCAGCCTCTCGTGCAGCTCAGTCGGCCGATACGTTTCCCAGGTCAACATCAGAGCCGAAACATATTCTTTACATTGGAGGAGAGGGGGGCATGGGTTCGCTCTACAGGAAATTTACAGAAAGCAGTGGCCATGTTGCCTACAGCATCGACAAGGGAAACTGGTACCAGTTGGAAGAGATACTTCCCAAGCTCGACATGGTAATTGTAACTGTGCCTATTCATATTACAGAGGATGTAATTCAGCGGGTAGCGCCAATGCTGAACCCGGAAACAATTCTGGCTGATTTTACCAGTAATAAAACCAAACCGTTAAAAGCGATGCTGGATGCACACGACGGTCCGGTCATATCGCTTCACCCTATGCACGGTCCTGATGTTCCTAATCTCTCAAAGCAGTTGATGGTTTTCTGTGCCGGTCGTGATTCTGAGAAGGCAAACTGGTTTAAGGAGCAATGTGAACTCTGGGGAATGAGGATCATAGAAGCGGATCCCGAAAAACACGACCACGTGATGCACCTGGTTCAGGGCCTCCGCCATTTTGTAGCACTGCTTCACGGATCATTCATGAAAGAATACGATTTGAACCCGGCGGAAATGTTGGAGTATTCAAGTCCTATCTACAGAGCAGAACTCATGATGACCGGGCGTATTTTTGCCCAGGATGCAGAACTCTATGCCGACATTGTATTCTCAAATAAAGAACGCCGGGATCTTTTATTGTCGTTTTTTAATCATCAAAAAAAGTTGATGGAGATGGTAGAAAAAGATGATAAAAAAGGATTCGTTAAAGAGTTTGAATCCGTTACAGATTTCTTTGGAAGCTTTGCCTCCCAGGCATTAAAAGAGAGTGGTTACCTGATTAACCGGCTGGCCGATCGGTTTTCGTAA
- a CDS encoding T9SS type A sorting domain-containing protein → MILGEESYADFCILHPTDVSTDFKYLPELPSRRKGLPTAEKTASFNIDYKSNCEGEVWPEDAKTAFEYAVSVWESHINSSIPIKIEANWLALGENVLGSASPTTFIAELGEEGTLSNTWYPIAQASAITETDLASQFDVEYDVVVNMSCEFTNWYFGTDANTPANSYDAVTVLLHEIGHGVGFIGSMTGNSTAQIADWGLGSQDYPFIFDQFTLDGSFRQLINENVFPRQTGELYDALVGQDGGVYFSGTDAEFANENLRVPLYSPEPFDEGSSYSHLDQQYFTNSPNALMRPQLERGLAVHSPGPVTCGIFRDTGWPLAQTCIDLLPEAEFLDRPELTSPFNGSNGNSVNPTLAWSFVEGATEYRLQLSQDFSFTNLLADETVTNNFYEVDQTLDFNTLYFWRVQAISPGGNSNFSGKFRFRTAQEPPEAILLSIPEDGATQLRPGFNFTWQEQNRAEEYELEIAKNEDFSPLTFNRTVTRPRFGGTQNLEFSTTYYWRVRGLNAAGAGDWSDTRSFTTIIEKPEPVTLKLPSEDENQVPVQAMLSWQESARAFEYVIQISEDESFPREQLIELTSTEETATVEDPLEYATIYYWRVKATNVGGETEFSPPRQFTTVVQETAIKPNYPNPFNASTTIRFQLSQSSEVTIDLFDTVGRRVAILVDEERQPGVYFERLQAAGFASGTYFIRMVAGDFMEVQKMAIIK, encoded by the coding sequence ATGATACTTGGCGAGGAGTCTTATGCAGATTTCTGTATTCTTCACCCCACCGATGTAAGTACTGACTTTAAATATTTACCCGAGCTGCCTTCACGCAGAAAGGGGTTACCAACTGCAGAGAAGACAGCATCATTTAATATTGATTATAAAAGTAATTGTGAGGGAGAGGTTTGGCCTGAAGATGCAAAAACGGCATTTGAATATGCCGTTAGCGTATGGGAATCTCATATCAACAGTTCTATTCCAATAAAAATAGAAGCCAACTGGCTTGCACTTGGTGAAAATGTGTTAGGCAGTGCCAGTCCAACAACGTTCATTGCTGAACTGGGAGAAGAGGGAACACTTTCAAATACCTGGTACCCGATAGCTCAGGCGAGTGCAATTACTGAGACAGATTTGGCATCTCAATTCGATGTAGAATACGATGTGGTAGTAAATATGAGCTGTGAATTTACAAATTGGTATTTTGGTACGGATGCAAATACTCCGGCTAATTCCTATGATGCAGTTACGGTGTTATTACATGAAATTGGACACGGTGTTGGATTCATCGGAAGCATGACAGGTAATTCCACTGCTCAAATAGCTGATTGGGGGCTTGGATCACAGGATTACCCATTTATATTTGATCAATTTACTTTAGACGGAAGTTTTAGACAGTTGATCAACGAGAATGTTTTTCCCCGCCAGACCGGGGAACTATATGATGCTTTAGTGGGACAAGATGGAGGGGTTTATTTTAGCGGTACGGATGCCGAATTTGCGAACGAGAATTTACGTGTACCACTATATTCCCCTGAGCCATTTGACGAGGGCTCAAGTTATTCCCATCTGGACCAACAATACTTCACCAATTCTCCAAATGCTTTGATGAGGCCACAACTTGAACGGGGTTTAGCAGTACATAGTCCGGGTCCGGTTACTTGTGGAATTTTCCGGGATACAGGGTGGCCGCTGGCTCAGACATGTATCGACCTGTTGCCGGAGGCTGAATTTTTGGACAGACCTGAACTTACCAGTCCATTTAACGGCTCGAATGGTAACTCAGTAAATCCTACGCTGGCCTGGAGTTTTGTTGAGGGAGCTACAGAGTACAGGTTACAGCTATCTCAAGATTTTTCATTTACAAATCTTTTAGCTGATGAAACTGTTACAAATAATTTCTATGAGGTAGATCAGACTCTTGATTTTAATACCCTCTATTTTTGGAGAGTCCAGGCAATTAGTCCGGGTGGAAATAGTAATTTTAGCGGGAAATTCAGATTCAGGACTGCACAGGAACCGCCGGAGGCTATTCTTCTAAGCATACCAGAAGATGGGGCTACACAGTTACGTCCGGGTTTTAATTTTACATGGCAGGAACAGAACAGGGCTGAGGAGTACGAATTGGAAATTGCGAAAAACGAAGATTTTAGTCCACTTACGTTTAACAGAACGGTTACGCGTCCGCGATTTGGCGGTACTCAAAATCTTGAATTTTCAACGACCTATTACTGGCGTGTTCGCGGACTGAATGCGGCCGGAGCAGGAGACTGGAGTGATACGCGTTCATTCACTACCATTATTGAAAAACCTGAACCTGTTACGCTGAAGTTACCCTCAGAAGATGAAAACCAGGTACCGGTTCAGGCAATGCTCTCATGGCAGGAAAGTGCTCGTGCTTTTGAATATGTGATTCAAATTTCTGAAGACGAGAGTTTTCCAAGAGAACAATTGATCGAACTGACAAGCACCGAAGAAACAGCAACTGTTGAGGATCCGCTGGAATACGCTACCATCTATTACTGGCGTGTAAAAGCAACAAATGTGGGCGGTGAAACTGAATTCAGCCCACCCCGCCAGTTTACAACGGTGGTTCAGGAAACTGCAATTAAGCCGAACTACCCAAACCCGTTTAATGCCTCAACCACAATACGGTTTCAACTGTCTCAGTCCAGTGAAGTGACAATTGATCTGTTTGATACAGTGGGCAGACGAGTTGCCATTTTAGTAGATGAAGAACGGCAGCCCGGTGTTTATTTTGAACGTTTACAGGCAGCCGGATTTGCTTCGGGTACCTATTTTATTCGAATGGTAGCGGGGGATTTTATGGAAGTCCAAAAGATGGCTATCATCAAATAA
- a CDS encoding TspO/MBR family protein codes for MNSKIKRSTLSNIGGLIFWVGICYFVAWTGAQVSPGIASPEWYNALNKPSWNPPAWIFGPVWTTLYTLMGIAAWLVWKKFGFQYAKSALTAFLIQLILNGLWSQLFFGLKVPGWAFGEIFLLLAAILITTYLFSNKVKLAAWLMVPYLLWVGFATVLNGTIWWINP; via the coding sequence ATGAATTCAAAAATAAAAAGATCAACACTGTCTAACATTGGCGGACTGATATTCTGGGTTGGAATCTGTTATTTCGTAGCCTGGACGGGAGCACAGGTTTCGCCGGGTATTGCCTCCCCTGAATGGTATAATGCGTTAAACAAACCATCCTGGAATCCACCGGCTTGGATTTTTGGACCGGTCTGGACTACACTATACACATTAATGGGTATTGCTGCATGGCTGGTTTGGAAAAAATTTGGTTTTCAATATGCAAAATCCGCATTGACAGCGTTTCTCATTCAACTGATACTGAATGGTCTTTGGTCTCAACTCTTTTTTGGGCTGAAGGTGCCGGGCTGGGCATTTGGAGAAATATTTCTTTTGCTGGCTGCCATTTTAATAACCACTTATCTGTTCTCAAATAAAGTTAAATTAGCTGCCTGGCTCATGGTTCCTTATCTGTTATGGGTTGGATTTGCAACTGTTCTCAATGGCACCATCTGGTGGATAAATCCCTGA
- a CDS encoding choice-of-anchor D domain-containing protein, translating to MLRKLFILILFCPVFIITLLQAQGIPAVEFEIIDSRAGKHVCKLPSTNINAHFFVQSNEEVLERIRNKAQSNFEVDYFSSCNGEEWPQQAITAFEFALSIWSEHISSDVPIKVNASWIELEENILGSARSPQVVQVGSNNSAIIDDTWYTLAQLSALTGQAIREQLDDVEYDIEMNVQCDFEDWYFGTDAQVPENRSDFVTVVLHEIGHGLGFLGSMDGNNDTNRAEWGIGNNEVNPLIYDRFTVDGDFNELINTSTYPNPSNKLYSALTGERGGIFFDGQDANRTLSGPGPDRAKLYSPDPFDEGSSYSHFDQATFRQSINALMLPFIDRTFAVHSPGPLFCGVLSDMGWPLGEGCIDFIQSGILVTNQTNLNFGVLNSGETEQATLLISNREDAEDTLTGSVSVNSDQFSISGNTSFSITPGASQEFTINYIPNEDDRHQGSLSISHDASNLPSPFVISLQGESLKSGQVVELNQSYPNPFVVNNSYNAAMPIIEFAISENSHVKLDLFTMSGQHLQPIVDANLNANRYAESIDMSGLSSGIYIYRIVVNGVAKSGKLMYVR from the coding sequence ATGCTCAGGAAACTTTTTATTCTAATTCTATTTTGTCCGGTTTTTATTATTACCCTGTTGCAGGCTCAGGGTATTCCTGCTGTTGAGTTCGAAATCATTGATTCCCGCGCTGGAAAGCATGTTTGTAAACTGCCGTCTACCAATATCAACGCTCACTTTTTTGTTCAGTCAAACGAAGAAGTTTTAGAGAGGATCAGGAATAAAGCACAATCGAACTTTGAGGTCGATTACTTTAGTTCTTGCAATGGTGAAGAGTGGCCGCAGCAAGCTATCACCGCGTTTGAATTCGCCCTGTCGATCTGGTCGGAGCATATCTCATCTGATGTTCCCATTAAAGTAAATGCCAGCTGGATAGAGTTGGAGGAGAATATATTGGGGAGTGCAAGGTCACCACAGGTTGTACAGGTAGGCAGCAATAATTCAGCAATTATTGATGATACATGGTACACACTCGCTCAACTGAGTGCCTTAACAGGCCAGGCCATTCGGGAGCAACTGGATGATGTAGAGTACGACATTGAAATGAACGTACAGTGCGATTTCGAGGATTGGTATTTTGGGACAGATGCTCAAGTGCCTGAAAACAGGTCCGATTTTGTGACGGTTGTTCTTCATGAGATCGGCCACGGACTTGGATTCCTGGGCAGTATGGATGGCAATAACGATACAAACAGGGCAGAATGGGGTATAGGGAACAACGAGGTAAATCCCCTTATTTATGACCGCTTTACTGTTGATGGAGATTTCAATGAACTGATCAATACCTCTACCTATCCAAATCCTTCAAATAAACTATATAGTGCTCTGACCGGAGAGAGGGGCGGTATCTTTTTTGATGGTCAGGATGCAAACAGAACATTAAGCGGGCCGGGCCCCGACCGTGCCAAATTATACTCTCCCGATCCCTTTGATGAAGGTTCCAGCTATTCCCATTTCGATCAGGCAACATTTCGTCAATCTATTAATGCACTGATGTTGCCGTTTATCGACCGAACATTTGCTGTTCATAGTCCCGGCCCTCTGTTTTGTGGCGTATTGAGTGATATGGGTTGGCCGCTCGGTGAGGGTTGTATCGACTTTATTCAATCCGGTATTCTTGTGACGAATCAAACAAATCTGAACTTTGGTGTACTGAATTCCGGGGAAACGGAACAGGCCACACTTTTAATTTCAAACAGAGAGGATGCCGAAGATACTCTTACGGGATCTGTTTCGGTAAATAGTGATCAGTTTTCCATCTCAGGGAACACCAGCTTTTCTATCACACCCGGTGCTTCACAGGAGTTTACTATCAACTACATTCCTAACGAGGATGACAGGCACCAGGGGAGTCTGTCCATTTCTCACGACGCAAGCAATCTGCCCTCACCGTTTGTAATCTCTTTACAGGGCGAATCCCTGAAGTCAGGCCAGGTGGTGGAGCTGAATCAAAGCTACCCGAATCCCTTTGTGGTGAACAACTCTTACAATGCAGCTATGCCGATTATAGAGTTTGCCATTTCGGAGAACTCTCACGTTAAGCTCGACTTATTTACAATGTCTGGGCAGCATTTACAACCCATTGTGGATGCCAATCTTAACGCAAACAGATATGCCGAATCTATCGATATGAGCGGACTCTCCAGTGGAATTTATATCTACCGGATAGTGGTGAACGGAGTGGCAAAATCCGGTAAGTTGATGTATGTGAGATAA
- a CDS encoding TlpA disulfide reductase family protein, whose translation MAENSPQKQNKWRRSLIEWGVLISIVLVLYLTGLHTQVIGTLQRGLLATGLIKPDIPEEMANAELASLDFYFKDQTGTVRSLRNFEGDLIFMNVWATWCPPCIAEMPSINSLYQDFKDNENISFIMVSMDEDFSKAEEFMETRGYDLPIYHYQTRAPGTYQSSAIPTTYVISPESKIVLEKQGFAKYDTEEFKTFLRKLAR comes from the coding sequence ATGGCTGAAAATTCACCTCAAAAACAGAATAAATGGAGACGCTCCCTCATAGAGTGGGGAGTTTTGATTTCCATTGTTCTTGTTCTATATCTGACCGGTTTACATACCCAAGTAATCGGTACATTGCAGAGAGGCCTTTTGGCTACCGGGCTCATCAAACCGGATATTCCGGAAGAGATGGCTAATGCTGAATTAGCAAGTCTCGATTTTTATTTCAAAGACCAAACCGGAACTGTACGCTCACTCAGAAATTTTGAGGGAGATCTGATTTTTATGAATGTTTGGGCTACATGGTGTCCGCCGTGTATTGCAGAAATGCCTTCAATAAACTCTTTATATCAGGATTTTAAAGATAATGAGAATATCTCGTTCATTATGGTATCCATGGATGAAGATTTTTCAAAAGCAGAAGAGTTTATGGAAACCAGAGGATATGACTTGCCTATCTATCACTATCAAACAAGGGCTCCGGGAACCTATCAAAGTTCTGCAATTCCAACTACTTATGTCATCTCACCTGAATCTAAAATTGTTTTGGAAAAGCAAGGATTTGCAAAATACGATACAGAAGAGTTCAAAACTTTTTTGAGGAAATTGGCACGGTAA
- a CDS encoding Mrp/NBP35 family ATP-binding protein, protein MSIHKEEVKSALSQVLHPTYNKDLITLDLIQDLVTQDKYVAFTLELPKKDDQLANKLSSDCETAIKKFIDPEAVVDITVGINISRQRELEGDDQNEQKQQQQNEQPILPGVKNVIAVASGKGGVGKSTIAANLAVGIAQTGAKVGLLDTDIYGPSIPTMFGVSERPNITTQKKLVPIKKHGVHLVSMGFLVDPDQAMIWRGPMVTSAVKQFMQEVEWGELDYLILDLPPGTGDIQLTIVQTVPLTGAVVVSTPQNVALDDARKGVAMFGKVNVPVLGIIENMAYFVPEDMPEKKYYIFGKHGARNLAKKLEVPFLGEVPLRDNVRKTSDSGTPIVADDPTSASGICLKEIANRVQQILAVRKQEQGDTEKIDIKIRP, encoded by the coding sequence ATGTCTATCCACAAAGAAGAGGTAAAGAGTGCTCTCTCCCAGGTATTGCATCCAACCTATAATAAAGACCTGATTACACTGGACTTAATACAGGATCTTGTTACACAGGATAAATATGTGGCTTTTACACTTGAGCTTCCTAAAAAAGACGACCAACTGGCCAATAAGCTTTCGAGTGACTGCGAAACGGCCATTAAAAAATTTATTGACCCGGAAGCCGTGGTTGATATTACCGTTGGCATTAATATTTCAAGACAGCGAGAGCTTGAAGGAGATGACCAAAATGAGCAAAAACAGCAGCAACAGAATGAGCAGCCGATTTTACCCGGTGTAAAAAATGTAATTGCTGTGGCATCCGGCAAAGGCGGTGTGGGTAAATCAACAATCGCTGCTAACCTGGCCGTTGGTATTGCCCAAACGGGTGCAAAAGTGGGATTACTGGATACAGACATTTATGGTCCAAGTATTCCAACAATGTTTGGTGTTTCTGAAAGACCCAACATCACAACGCAAAAAAAGCTTGTACCCATTAAAAAACATGGAGTCCATTTGGTTTCCATGGGATTTTTGGTAGACCCCGATCAGGCGATGATCTGGCGCGGCCCTATGGTAACCAGTGCGGTAAAACAGTTTATGCAGGAAGTGGAGTGGGGAGAACTGGATTATTTGATCCTGGACCTTCCGCCCGGAACGGGAGATATACAGTTAACAATTGTACAAACCGTACCACTGACGGGTGCCGTTGTTGTTTCCACACCACAAAACGTAGCATTGGATGATGCCCGTAAAGGGGTTGCTATGTTTGGCAAAGTAAATGTGCCGGTGTTGGGAATCATCGAAAATATGGCCTACTTCGTGCCGGAAGATATGCCCGAGAAGAAGTACTACATTTTTGGCAAACATGGAGCCCGAAATCTTGCAAAAAAACTGGAGGTTCCGTTTTTAGGCGAAGTACCTCTTCGCGATAATGTTCGAAAAACCAGTGATTCCGGAACTCCCATCGTTGCAGACGATCCGACCTCGGCGTCGGGAATTTGTCTGAAAGAGATCGCCAACCGTGTTCAACAAATACTTGCTGTACGCAAACAGGAACAGGGCGATACGGAGAAAATTGATATTAAAATTCGTCCATAA
- the gcvT gene encoding glycine cleavage system aminomethyltransferase GcvT, protein MLKQTPLHSEHENLGARMTDFGGFEMPVQYAGIKKEHNAVRKHAGLFDVSHMGEIFISGADALSLIQKVTINDASVLKPGKAQYSAMCYEDGGIVDDLLVYMLEDEKYMLVVNASNIDKDFEWIQSQNKTEADVQDRSEELGLIALQGPKSVDILQKLTGTDAGSIRFYTFEEGTVAGEEGIIISSTGYTGEKGFELYIDTGKADIKKVWNEILDAGEEFDIEPAGLGARDTLRLEMGYALYGNDISKDTTPIEARMSWLTKFDKGDFIGKERLLKQKREGVPRKLMGFELQEDRKIPRAGYEIRDNFGSKIGSVTSGTLSISLDKGIGMGYIETEKAVESEKIFIKIRKDQVPALVVKPPFLNR, encoded by the coding sequence ATGTTAAAACAAACACCGCTACACTCAGAGCATGAGAATCTTGGCGCAAGAATGACAGATTTTGGCGGATTTGAAATGCCTGTTCAATATGCAGGAATAAAAAAGGAGCATAATGCCGTTAGGAAACATGCAGGCCTTTTTGATGTATCACATATGGGCGAGATATTTATTTCCGGCGCAGATGCACTGTCGCTCATTCAAAAAGTAACCATTAATGATGCATCTGTGTTGAAGCCGGGCAAAGCACAATATTCTGCCATGTGTTACGAGGATGGCGGAATTGTTGACGACTTGCTGGTATATATGCTGGAGGATGAAAAATATATGTTGGTTGTGAATGCCTCGAATATTGATAAAGATTTTGAATGGATTCAGAGCCAGAATAAAACGGAGGCTGACGTACAGGATCGGTCGGAGGAGTTAGGATTGATTGCACTTCAAGGCCCGAAATCTGTTGATATTTTGCAAAAACTAACCGGTACCGATGCAGGTTCGATACGATTCTACACATTTGAAGAAGGTACAGTTGCCGGTGAAGAGGGGATAATTATTTCATCAACCGGTTATACCGGCGAAAAAGGTTTTGAATTGTATATAGATACCGGGAAAGCTGATATTAAAAAAGTCTGGAACGAAATTTTAGATGCTGGTGAAGAGTTTGATATAGAACCGGCAGGCCTGGGAGCCAGAGATACCCTGAGGCTGGAGATGGGATATGCTTTATATGGAAATGATATCAGTAAGGATACAACTCCAATAGAGGCAAGAATGAGCTGGTTGACTAAATTTGATAAAGGAGATTTTATCGGTAAAGAACGTTTGTTAAAGCAGAAAAGGGAGGGAGTTCCCCGAAAACTGATGGGCTTTGAACTACAGGAGGATAGAAAAATACCCCGGGCCGGTTATGAAATTCGAGATAATTTTGGCTCAAAAATCGGTTCTGTAACAAGTGGAACACTTTCCATCTCTTTAGATAAAGGGATAGGAATGGGGTACATAGAAACAGAAAAAGCTGTAGAAAGCGAAAAAATATTCATAAAGATCAGGAAAGATCAGGTGCCGGCTCTCGTCGTTAAACCTCCTTTTTTAAATAGATAA